The proteins below come from a single Caulobacter segnis ATCC 21756 genomic window:
- a CDS encoding BufA1 family periplasmic bufferin-type metallophore, producing the protein MNRTASAALAAIFALSAGVSMAAADEHMGKGDTEKCYGVAKAGQNDCKAGAGTSCAGTSKVDYQGDAWKMVKKGTCATIKTPKGMGSLTPKA; encoded by the coding sequence ATGAACCGCACCGCTTCCGCCGCCCTGGCCGCCATCTTCGCCCTCAGCGCCGGCGTCTCGATGGCCGCCGCCGACGAACACATGGGCAAGGGCGACACCGAAAAGTGCTACGGCGTGGCCAAGGCCGGCCAGAACGACTGCAAGGCGGGCGCTGGCACCTCGTGCGCCGGCACCTCGAAGGTCGACTACCAGGGCGACGCCTGGAAGATGGTCAAGAAGGGCACCTGCGCCACGATCAAGACCCCCAAGGGCATGGGCTCGCTGACGCCGAAGGCCTGA
- a CDS encoding sigma-70 family RNA polymerase sigma factor, with the protein MTETETRLKALMLRGLEGDAPAYRACLALLGTRLRAYFARRMAGAPGDVEDLVQETLLAVHLKRSTWDSSQSFTAWAHAVARYKLIDHWRRRKIRQTLPIEDHIEFLAADEPEPSVGIELDRALASLPERQRILVSDVKLTGLSLAEAGARAGISEGAAKVALHRALKALAERMRRADG; encoded by the coding sequence GTGACGGAGACCGAGACCCGTTTGAAGGCGCTGATGCTGCGCGGGCTGGAGGGCGACGCCCCGGCCTATCGCGCCTGTTTGGCCCTGCTTGGGACCCGGCTTCGGGCCTATTTCGCGCGTCGGATGGCCGGCGCGCCCGGCGATGTGGAGGATCTGGTGCAGGAGACGTTGCTGGCGGTGCATCTGAAGCGGTCGACCTGGGACTCGTCCCAGTCGTTCACCGCCTGGGCGCACGCGGTGGCGCGCTACAAGCTGATCGACCACTGGCGCCGGCGGAAGATCCGCCAGACCCTGCCCATCGAGGATCACATCGAATTCCTGGCCGCCGACGAGCCCGAACCCTCTGTGGGGATCGAGCTGGATCGCGCCCTGGCCAGCTTGCCCGAGCGGCAGCGGATTCTGGTCTCCGACGTCAAGCTAACGGGCCTGTCCCTGGCCGAGGCCGGGGCGCGGGCCGGCATCTCCGAGGGCGCGGCCAAGGTTGCGCTGCACCGGGCGCTGAAAGCCCTGGCCGAAAGGATGCGCCGTGCGGACGGATGA
- the nrsF gene encoding anti-sigma-F factor NrsF, with product MRTDDLIAALAADGAPVRTPRRRLAVVAVAGALVALVLVLTWLHTRHDLMPAMRGGMFWMKAAYTAVLGLAGYLAIERLARPEGSGRRGWLLGGAVVAVFVVAGVWQALVSPDVQAALHMLRGHSWHSCSRNILVLGLPMLALGLLAVRSMAPTRPVAAGFATGLFAGGVAATVYGLHCAENTFTFVALWYSLGVLLLAALGAVLGRWVLRW from the coding sequence GTGCGGACGGATGACCTGATCGCCGCCTTGGCCGCCGACGGCGCGCCGGTCCGCACGCCCCGGCGTCGCCTCGCGGTGGTCGCGGTCGCCGGCGCGCTGGTGGCGCTCGTCCTGGTGCTCACCTGGCTTCACACGCGCCATGACCTGATGCCCGCCATGCGCGGCGGCATGTTCTGGATGAAGGCGGCCTATACCGCCGTCCTGGGCCTGGCCGGCTATCTGGCGATCGAGCGCCTGGCGCGGCCGGAGGGATCGGGCCGACGCGGCTGGCTGCTGGGCGGGGCCGTGGTGGCCGTCTTCGTCGTGGCCGGAGTCTGGCAGGCCCTGGTCAGCCCCGACGTGCAGGCGGCCCTGCACATGCTGCGCGGCCACTCGTGGCACTCGTGCAGCCGCAACATCCTGGTCCTGGGCCTGCCAATGCTGGCGCTGGGGCTGCTGGCCGTGCGGAGCATGGCGCCGACCCGACCCGTCGCCGCCGGCTTCGCCACGGGCCTGTTCGCGGGAGGCGTCGCCGCGACCGTCTATGGTCTGCACTGCGCCGAGAACACCTTCACCTTCGTGGCGCTGTGGTACAGCCTGGGCGTCCTGCTGCTGGCGGCGCTGGGCGCCGTGCTCGGGCGGTGGGTCCTGCGCTGGTAG
- the fba gene encoding class II fructose-bisphosphate aldolase (catalyzes the reversible aldol condensation of dihydroxyacetonephosphate and glyceraldehyde 3-phosphate in the Calvin cycle, glycolysis, and/or gluconeogenesis): MARITLRQLLDHAAEHEYALPAFNINNMEQGLAIMEAADAVNSPVIIQASRGARNYASDIVLARLIDGLVELYPNIPVCMHQDHGNGPATCATAIQYGFTSVMMDGSLMEDAKTPATYEYNVDVTRRVVQMAHACGVSVEGELGVLGSLETGMGEAEDGHGFEGKLSHDELLTDPDQAVEFVHATGVDALAIAMGTSHGAYKFTRKPDGDVLAMNVIEEIHQRLPNTHLVMHGSSSVPQDLQDIINQYGGEMPQTWGVPVEEIQRGIKHGVRKINVDTDNRLAITGAIRKVLMEKPSEFDPRAYLKPAKEAMRKVCEARFTEFGSAGWADKIKPLSTAAMAKRYASGELHAKFGDRQTKAAAE; encoded by the coding sequence GTGGCTCGCATCACGTTGCGACAGTTGCTGGACCATGCCGCCGAGCATGAGTACGCGCTTCCGGCCTTCAACATCAACAACATGGAACAAGGCCTGGCGATCATGGAGGCGGCCGACGCCGTCAACTCGCCGGTCATCATCCAGGCCTCGCGCGGCGCGCGCAACTACGCCAGCGACATCGTGCTGGCCCGCCTGATCGACGGTCTCGTCGAGCTCTATCCCAACATCCCGGTCTGCATGCACCAGGACCACGGCAACGGCCCGGCGACCTGCGCCACGGCGATCCAGTACGGCTTCACCTCGGTGATGATGGACGGCTCGCTGATGGAGGACGCCAAGACCCCGGCGACCTACGAGTACAACGTCGACGTCACCCGTCGCGTCGTCCAGATGGCCCACGCCTGCGGCGTCTCGGTCGAGGGCGAACTGGGCGTGCTGGGCTCGCTGGAGACCGGCATGGGCGAGGCCGAGGACGGCCACGGCTTCGAGGGCAAGCTGTCGCATGACGAGCTGCTGACCGATCCCGACCAGGCGGTCGAATTCGTCCACGCCACCGGCGTCGACGCGCTCGCCATCGCCATGGGCACCAGCCACGGCGCCTACAAGTTCACGCGCAAGCCGGACGGCGACGTCCTGGCCATGAACGTGATCGAGGAGATCCACCAGCGCCTGCCCAACACGCACCTGGTCATGCACGGCTCCAGCTCGGTGCCGCAGGACCTGCAGGACATCATCAACCAGTACGGCGGCGAGATGCCCCAGACTTGGGGCGTGCCGGTCGAAGAGATCCAGCGCGGCATCAAGCACGGCGTGCGCAAGATCAACGTCGACACCGACAACCGCCTGGCCATCACCGGCGCGATCCGCAAGGTGCTGATGGAGAAGCCGTCGGAATTCGATCCGCGCGCTTATCTGAAGCCCGCCAAGGAAGCCATGCGCAAGGTCTGCGAAGCCCGCTTCACCGAGTTCGGCTCGGCCGGCTGGGCCGACAAGATCAAGCCGCTGTCGACCGCCGCCATGGCCAAGCGCTACGCCTCGGGCGAACTGCACGCCAAGTTCGGCGACCGCCAGACCAAAGCCGCCGCCGAGTAA
- a CDS encoding phosphoglycerate kinase, which yields MTFRTLDTADLAGKRALVRVDFNLPVDGGKISDDTRLRAALPTIAYLSKQGAKVVLLAHFDRPKGKVVPEMSLAFVAEPLSKLLEQPVAFASDCVGPAAAEVVNGLENGGVALLENVRFHAGEEKNDPEFAKALAANGDVYVNDAFSAAHRAHASTEGLARLLPAYPGLSMQRELEALDAALGKPKKPVIGIVGGSKVSTKLDLLRNLVTKLDYLAIGGGMANTFLYAAKIDVGASLCETDMADTARQIIDLAGGAGCKILLPTDVVVAHEVKPGVASSVRNVYEVQPEDRILDAGPETVATLNATIDQCETLIWNGPLGVFEVPPFDKATVSAAKHVSERAKSGKLVAVAGGGDTVAALNHAGVAADMTFVSTAGGAFLEWMEGKTLPGVAALEA from the coding sequence ATGACCTTCCGCACCCTCGACACCGCCGACCTGGCCGGCAAGCGCGCCCTGGTCCGCGTGGACTTCAACCTGCCCGTCGACGGCGGCAAGATCAGCGACGACACCCGCCTGCGCGCGGCCCTGCCGACCATCGCCTACCTCTCCAAGCAAGGCGCCAAGGTGGTGCTGCTGGCCCACTTCGACCGCCCCAAGGGCAAGGTCGTGCCGGAGATGAGCCTGGCCTTCGTCGCCGAGCCGCTGTCCAAGCTGCTGGAGCAGCCGGTCGCCTTCGCCAGCGACTGCGTCGGCCCGGCGGCCGCCGAGGTCGTCAACGGCCTCGAGAACGGCGGCGTCGCGCTGCTGGAGAACGTCCGCTTCCACGCCGGCGAAGAAAAGAACGATCCCGAGTTCGCCAAGGCCCTGGCCGCCAACGGCGACGTCTATGTCAACGACGCCTTCAGCGCCGCCCACCGCGCCCACGCCTCGACCGAAGGCCTGGCCCGCCTGCTGCCGGCCTATCCGGGCCTGTCGATGCAGCGTGAGCTGGAAGCCCTGGACGCCGCGCTCGGCAAGCCCAAGAAGCCGGTGATCGGCATCGTCGGCGGCTCCAAGGTCTCGACCAAGCTCGACCTGCTGCGCAACCTGGTGACCAAGCTCGACTACCTGGCCATCGGCGGCGGCATGGCCAACACCTTCCTCTACGCGGCCAAGATCGATGTCGGCGCCTCGCTGTGCGAGACCGACATGGCCGACACGGCGCGTCAAATTATCGATCTGGCCGGCGGCGCCGGCTGCAAGATCCTGCTGCCGACCGACGTCGTGGTCGCCCACGAGGTCAAGCCCGGTGTCGCCTCCAGCGTCCGCAACGTCTACGAAGTCCAGCCCGAGGATCGCATCCTCGACGCCGGTCCCGAGACCGTCGCCACGCTCAACGCCACGATCGACCAGTGCGAAACCCTGATCTGGAACGGCCCTTTGGGCGTTTTCGAGGTGCCGCCGTTCGACAAAGCGACCGTTTCGGCGGCGAAACATGTCTCGGAACGGGCCAAATCGGGTAAACTCGTGGCCGTGGCCGGTGGCGGTGATACGGTGGCGGCCCTGAACCACGCTGGTGTCGCGGCCGACATGACGTTCGTCTCGACCGCCGGCGGCGCGTTCCTGGAATGGATGGAGGGCAAGACCCTTCCGGGCGTCGCCGCGCTCGAGGCCTAA